Proteins from one Phyllobacterium zundukense genomic window:
- a CDS encoding NIPSNAP family protein yields the protein MTITCFIKYEIDPYQNDAFEEYARNWNEAIPRCGADLIGYYAPHEGSATLAYGVYNIENLAAYEAYRARLMADPLGRANYEFSREKRFIRREDRTFLRLVTGTNEGLLK from the coding sequence ATGACCATCACCTGTTTCATCAAATATGAAATCGATCCCTATCAGAACGACGCTTTCGAGGAATATGCGCGCAACTGGAACGAAGCGATACCGCGTTGCGGCGCAGATCTCATCGGCTATTATGCGCCGCATGAAGGCTCGGCCACGCTGGCCTACGGCGTTTACAACATCGAGAACCTGGCGGCCTACGAAGCCTATCGCGCGCGGCTTATGGCTGACCCGCTGGGCCGGGCCAACTACGAATTTTCGAGGGAAAAGCGCTTTATCCGGCGCGAGGACCGTACATTCCTGCGCCTTGTGACGGGAACAAATGAGGGATTGCTTAAATGA
- a CDS encoding RidA family protein yields MTKRDAIFPAGRQALYEINRYSAAIRSGDLLFVSGQVGSREDGSPEPVFEKQVQLAFDNLAAVLKAAGCTFDDVVDVTTFHTDPATQFEAVNTVRLKVIGEQPYPNWTAVGVNWLAGFDFEIKVIARIPQSV; encoded by the coding sequence ATGACAAAACGCGATGCCATTTTCCCTGCCGGCCGGCAGGCACTCTATGAGATCAATCGATATTCGGCAGCGATCCGCTCGGGCGACCTTCTGTTCGTCTCGGGGCAGGTTGGCAGCCGCGAGGACGGCTCGCCAGAACCGGTCTTCGAAAAGCAGGTGCAGCTTGCCTTCGACAATCTCGCCGCCGTGCTGAAGGCTGCTGGCTGCACGTTCGATGACGTGGTGGACGTGACCACTTTCCACACGGACCCTGCCACGCAGTTTGAGGCAGTCAACACAGTTCGCCTGAAGGTGATCGGTGAGCAACCCTACCCGAACTGGACTGCGGTGGGCGTGAACTGGCTGGCCGGCTTCGACTTTGAAATCAAGGTAATAGCGCGCATTCCTCAGTCTGTCTGA
- a CDS encoding SDR family oxidoreductase: MTDSSQAPVAIITGGGAGMGAAIARELHERGYRLGLMSPSGSAVELAAELGGVGVKGSAGEAKDLEALVGKTVEAYGRVDAVVNHTGHPPKGDLLDITDEKWAIGNDLMVLSVVRMARLATPYMLKQGKGAWVNITTFASFEPSLVFPVSCAYRAAVGAYTKLYSDRYGADNIRMNALLPGYIDSLDHKPGTEDKVPMKRLGTMAEIAKTTAFLLSDDAGYITGQNIRIDGGVTRHV; the protein is encoded by the coding sequence ATGACCGACAGTTCACAAGCACCAGTTGCAATCATCACCGGTGGAGGAGCCGGCATGGGTGCCGCCATCGCACGCGAATTGCACGAGCGCGGCTATCGTCTCGGATTGATGTCGCCGTCGGGCAGCGCGGTCGAGCTCGCCGCCGAGCTTGGCGGCGTCGGTGTCAAGGGCTCTGCTGGCGAGGCAAAAGATCTGGAGGCGCTGGTTGGAAAGACCGTCGAGGCCTATGGCCGCGTCGATGCTGTGGTCAATCATACCGGCCATCCGCCGAAGGGCGATCTCCTCGATATCACCGATGAAAAATGGGCGATCGGCAATGACCTGATGGTGTTGAGCGTGGTGCGCATGGCACGGCTGGCGACGCCCTATATGCTGAAGCAGGGCAAGGGCGCATGGGTGAATATCACGACATTTGCCTCCTTCGAGCCAAGCCTTGTCTTTCCGGTGTCGTGCGCCTATCGCGCGGCCGTCGGCGCCTATACCAAGCTCTACTCTGACCGCTATGGCGCCGACAATATCCGAATGAATGCACTTCTGCCCGGGTACATCGACAGTCTCGATCACAAACCCGGAACCGAAGACAAGGTACCCATGAAGCGGCTTGGGACGATGGCGGAAATTGCCAAGACAACCGCCTTCCTGCTGTCGGACGATGCAGGCTATATCACCGGCCAGAACATACGGATCGATGGCGGCGTCACACGGCATGTTTAG
- a CDS encoding ArsR/SmtB family transcription factor gives MSNNARFAEIAALAGDPGRASMLNGLMDGRALTASELAQLAGITAQTGSSHLTKMTEAGLLAVEKQGRHRYHRLASPAVAQMIESIMRLAAPEVTARPLRTGPRDAALRAGRTCYDHLAGHLGVSITDALIDAGHLDLGLDAGEVTDSGLALFARTGIDIEALTAKRGRILCRPCLDWSERRPHLAGAIGAALCSHCFNNGWIRRLEGTRAVSVTPNGQRHLRETFGVSLS, from the coding sequence ATGTCGAACAATGCGAGATTTGCCGAAATAGCCGCGCTTGCGGGCGATCCAGGTCGTGCGAGCATGCTCAACGGGCTCATGGATGGCCGCGCGCTGACCGCATCGGAACTCGCGCAACTCGCCGGCATCACCGCGCAGACCGGCAGCAGCCACCTGACGAAAATGACCGAGGCGGGGCTTCTCGCGGTGGAAAAGCAGGGCCGCCATCGTTATCACCGGCTGGCTTCGCCGGCTGTGGCCCAGATGATCGAAAGCATCATGCGGCTCGCCGCACCGGAAGTCACCGCCAGGCCGCTGCGCACCGGCCCACGCGATGCGGCGCTCAGGGCAGGGCGCACCTGCTACGATCATCTCGCCGGGCATCTCGGCGTTTCAATCACAGATGCGCTGATCGATGCCGGCCATCTCGATCTTGGCCTCGATGCAGGCGAGGTGACGGATAGCGGGCTTGCGCTATTCGCCCGCACCGGCATCGATATCGAAGCGTTGACCGCCAAGCGCGGCCGCATCCTGTGCCGGCCGTGCCTCGACTGGAGCGAGCGTCGCCCGCATCTTGCCGGCGCAATCGGCGCGGCACTGTGCAGCCACTGCTTCAACAATGGCTGGATCAGGCGGCTGGAAGGAACCCGCGCGGTGTCGGTGACGCCGAATGGCCAGAGACATTTGCGCGAGACATTCGGTGTCAGTCTTTCCTAA
- a CDS encoding Bug family tripartite tricarboxylate transporter substrate binding protein — MAIGSAIASALPASAQTFPDRAVTLVVPFAAGGSTDLVARLVAANMSKTLGQQVIVENVGGAGGNLGAAQVARAEPDGYTILMGTVATHALNPLMLKAKPYDPVADFAPISLLVLVPNVLVINPQLPVNSVKELVQLLKDNPDKYSYASSGNGTPLHLSGELFKSMAGVSMEHIPYKGAGPALNDLLGNQVSIMFDNLPSSSAHIKAGSLKALGVTTKDRAPSFPDVPTVAEAVPGYETYTWNALFAPAGTPPEVVARLNEAANTALKDPAVVSRMNDFSATIVGSTPDGLATHVKAEIQKWEPVVKSTGVTMD, encoded by the coding sequence ATGGCGATTGGTTCGGCGATCGCATCGGCATTACCGGCTTCAGCACAAACATTCCCGGATCGCGCGGTCACCCTCGTAGTGCCATTTGCGGCGGGTGGCTCGACCGATCTCGTTGCCCGTCTCGTCGCAGCAAACATGTCAAAGACGCTCGGACAGCAGGTAATCGTCGAGAATGTCGGGGGCGCCGGCGGAAACCTCGGAGCTGCCCAGGTGGCCAGAGCGGAGCCCGACGGTTACACCATCCTGATGGGAACGGTCGCAACCCATGCATTGAACCCGCTGATGCTGAAAGCGAAACCCTACGATCCCGTCGCTGATTTTGCACCGATTTCGCTTCTGGTATTGGTACCCAACGTCCTGGTTATCAACCCGCAGCTGCCAGTCAACAGCGTCAAGGAACTCGTTCAGCTGCTCAAGGACAACCCCGACAAATATTCCTATGCTTCGTCCGGAAACGGCACTCCGCTGCATTTATCCGGCGAACTTTTCAAAAGCATGGCCGGGGTCTCCATGGAACATATCCCGTACAAGGGCGCGGGACCGGCTTTGAACGATCTGCTTGGCAATCAGGTGTCGATCATGTTCGACAATTTGCCGTCGTCTTCGGCACACATAAAGGCCGGATCGCTTAAGGCCCTCGGTGTCACGACGAAGGATCGAGCTCCTTCCTTCCCCGATGTACCAACAGTCGCGGAGGCCGTGCCGGGCTATGAGACATATACCTGGAATGCATTGTTTGCGCCCGCCGGGACCCCACCCGAGGTTGTGGCTCGCCTCAATGAAGCCGCCAATACCGCGCTGAAAGACCCCGCCGTCGTTTCGCGCATGAATGACTTCAGTGCGACGATTGTGGGTTCCACGCCAGACGGGCTTGCGACACACGTCAAGGCAGAGATCCAGAAATGGGAGCCTGTGGTGAAGAGCACGGGCGTGACAATGGATTGA